The following proteins come from a genomic window of Nostoc sp. ATCC 53789:
- the rppA gene encoding two-component system response regulator RppA, translating to MKILLVEDDPKQLMPLQIVLSQAGHSVDGVKDGETAQWLLAEKEYDLLILDWMLPRISGVSLCQQYRAAGKTSPVLMITAKDTTPDKVIGLDAGADDYLVKPIDIVEFMARVRALRRRSPLWQGDTLCLADLELHLDRLILERQGAIVSLSSQEFQLLEYFMRHPKQVLTRNQIEQAVWEWGSEPESNSITVLVRKLRQRLQTLAAAHWIETVYGMGYRLNPPEPS from the coding sequence ATGAAAATCTTACTGGTAGAGGATGATCCCAAGCAATTAATGCCGCTGCAAATAGTTCTCTCTCAGGCGGGACACAGCGTCGATGGTGTCAAGGATGGTGAAACCGCTCAATGGCTTTTGGCTGAAAAAGAATATGACCTGCTGATTTTGGATTGGATGTTACCTCGAATTAGTGGAGTGAGTTTGTGTCAACAGTATCGGGCGGCGGGAAAAACATCTCCTGTATTAATGATTACGGCAAAAGATACCACACCCGATAAAGTCATAGGATTAGATGCCGGAGCTGATGATTACCTGGTAAAACCGATTGATATCGTGGAGTTCATGGCACGGGTGCGGGCATTGAGGAGGCGATCGCCCCTCTGGCAAGGAGACACCCTCTGCTTGGCAGACCTCGAACTTCATCTAGATAGACTAATTTTGGAGCGACAAGGAGCGATCGTATCCCTTTCCAGCCAAGAATTTCAGTTGCTAGAGTACTTCATGCGTCATCCTAAGCAAGTCCTGACTCGCAACCAGATTGAGCAAGCTGTATGGGAGTGGGGTAGTGAACCAGAAAGCAATTCAATCACCGTTCTAGTTCGTAAACTTCGCCAACGTTTGCAAACATTAGCAGCAGCCCATTGGATTGAAACTGTCTACGGTATGGGCTATCGCCTCAACCCTCCAGAACCATCTTGA
- a CDS encoding HAMP domain-containing sensor histidine kinase — MFNRSRRNLARWFTLSMGCILILFAGVIYNLEVKDKLKALDQLLYKRAELMAASSQYRLFQGQKEVDLSNIPLLGSGSHPADIELVYVRWYDPYGKLKRFFGTPPPKKLGIASEFLTIKSVDQFTGETLWLRQVTLPVQGGNSVIGYLQVAIPLTETQNDLREFQLMLTLAVPVALGLIGLTGWVLGGIAMQPVQQAYNQLQRFTSDASHELRSPLSAILTNAQVGLLMAADYPQIHPTVENIIDSAKSMSTLVNNLLLLARHQGKLTPESLKKVNLNSLLENLAVYYNTQAAKASLKLISHLPEQPIELWADPDLLRLAVENLLNNACNYTPSGGTVWLRLEPHPDRAVIQVIDTGIGIPEADLPYIFDRFYRVDTERARESGGFGLGLAIAQQIIQAHGGHIYVMSNEGKGSTFQIKLPMMSHS, encoded by the coding sequence GTGTTTAACCGCAGTCGTCGTAACTTAGCTCGTTGGTTTACCCTTTCAATGGGGTGCATTCTGATTCTCTTTGCTGGAGTCATTTACAATCTTGAGGTAAAAGACAAGCTCAAAGCATTAGATCAACTGCTTTATAAAAGAGCAGAGCTAATGGCAGCCAGTTCGCAGTATCGGCTGTTTCAAGGACAAAAAGAAGTCGATCTGAGCAATATACCGCTATTAGGTAGTGGTTCTCACCCCGCAGATATTGAACTGGTCTATGTTCGCTGGTATGACCCGTATGGCAAACTCAAGCGGTTTTTTGGTACTCCACCTCCAAAAAAGTTAGGAATAGCATCTGAGTTTCTTACGATTAAGTCCGTTGACCAGTTTACAGGTGAGACGCTTTGGCTGCGTCAAGTCACCCTACCTGTTCAAGGAGGAAATTCGGTCATCGGTTATCTGCAAGTTGCTATCCCTCTGACAGAAACTCAAAACGATCTCAGAGAATTTCAGTTAATGTTGACCCTTGCTGTACCTGTAGCACTGGGGTTAATTGGACTTACAGGTTGGGTACTTGGCGGCATAGCGATGCAACCCGTTCAGCAAGCCTATAATCAACTACAACGCTTCACATCAGATGCTTCTCATGAGTTGCGATCGCCCCTTTCTGCGATTTTGACCAATGCCCAAGTTGGGTTACTAATGGCAGCAGACTATCCCCAAATCCATCCCACAGTGGAGAACATTATCGATAGTGCCAAGTCGATGAGTACCTTGGTCAATAACCTACTGCTGTTAGCTCGGCATCAGGGAAAATTAACTCCCGAATCTCTCAAAAAGGTTAATCTTAATAGCTTGCTAGAGAATTTAGCTGTTTATTACAATACTCAAGCTGCAAAAGCGTCGCTCAAGTTGATCAGCCATTTACCAGAACAACCCATTGAGTTGTGGGCTGACCCCGATTTGCTACGGTTAGCTGTGGAAAACTTGCTCAACAACGCCTGTAATTACACTCCATCTGGTGGAACTGTCTGGTTACGCTTAGAACCTCACCCAGATCGGGCAGTAATTCAGGTCATAGATACTGGAATTGGAATTCCAGAGGCAGATTTACCTTACATTTTCGATCGCTTTTACCGAGTTGATACAGAACGTGCCAGAGAAAGCGGCGGATTTGGATTGGGATTAGCGATCGCTCAACAAATTATCCAGGCTCACGGTGGTCATATTTATGTGATGAGCAATGAGGGTAAAGGCTCGACGTTCCAGATAAAATTACCGATGATGAGCCATTCCTAA
- a CDS encoding sulfate ABC transporter substrate-binding protein, translated as MSESQQTTHFSKLLTERMQSYVMKALQTIQLSYKDTIRNWLNRHTVQSFVSLFLVGAFLSITVASCSGSSSASKNDVKLKLVSFSVTKAAHDQIIPKFVEKWKQEHNQSVTFEQSYGGSVAQAAAVIAGSQEADIVHLALPLDVSKIQQAGLIKSGWETKAPRSGIVSRSVAAIVTREGNPKGINTWADLAKDGVKVIAANPKTSGIAIWEFLAFWGSVTLNGGDEATALDYVTKVYKNTPILTKDAREASDLFFQKNQGDVLINYENEVILAGKNGNKLPYIVPKVNISIDNPVAIVDKNVEKHGTREVAQAFVDFLYSTEAQREFAKLQYRPVNPTVTQEVASQYQPIETLFTSQDLGGWDIIQKKFFGDGAIFDKVQAASKA; from the coding sequence ATGAGCGAGTCGCAACAAACGACACATTTCAGTAAATTGCTAACTGAGAGAATGCAGTCTTATGTCATGAAAGCATTACAGACCATACAACTCTCATATAAGGACACAATTAGAAATTGGTTAAATAGACACACCGTGCAAAGCTTTGTGAGTCTGTTTCTAGTAGGTGCTTTTTTGAGTATAACAGTTGCCTCCTGCTCTGGAAGCAGTTCAGCTAGCAAAAATGATGTCAAATTGAAACTCGTTTCTTTCTCTGTCACCAAAGCGGCTCATGACCAGATAATCCCCAAATTTGTCGAAAAATGGAAGCAAGAACATAACCAAAGCGTTACATTTGAGCAAAGTTATGGTGGTTCTGTAGCTCAAGCGGCGGCTGTGATTGCTGGTTCCCAAGAAGCAGATATAGTACATTTAGCACTTCCTTTGGATGTCAGCAAAATTCAGCAAGCAGGTTTGATAAAATCGGGTTGGGAAACCAAAGCTCCCAGAAGTGGTATTGTGAGTAGATCGGTTGCTGCGATCGTCACCCGTGAAGGTAATCCCAAAGGTATAAATACTTGGGCAGACTTAGCGAAAGATGGCGTGAAAGTGATTGCGGCAAACCCAAAAACTTCTGGTATTGCTATCTGGGAATTCTTAGCTTTTTGGGGTTCGGTAACTCTAAACGGAGGTGACGAAGCCACAGCATTAGATTACGTCACTAAAGTTTATAAAAATACTCCCATTTTGACGAAAGATGCCCGTGAAGCTAGCGATTTATTTTTTCAAAAAAATCAGGGTGATGTCTTAATCAATTACGAGAATGAGGTAATTTTAGCAGGTAAAAATGGAAACAAGTTGCCTTATATTGTTCCCAAAGTCAATATTTCCATTGATAATCCTGTAGCCATAGTTGATAAAAACGTTGAGAAACACGGTACAAGGGAAGTTGCACAAGCATTTGTTGATTTTCTTTACTCTACAGAAGCTCAACGAGAATTTGCTAAATTACAATATCGTCCTGTTAACCCCACTGTAACCCAAGAAGTAGCATCTCAATATCAGCCAATTGAAACTTTATTTACATCTCAAGATTTAGGCGGTTGGGATATTATCCAGAAAAAGTTTTTTGGCGATGGGGCAATTTTTGACAAAGTTCAAGCTGCCAGCAAAGCATAA
- a CDS encoding PstS family phosphate ABC transporter substrate-binding protein, whose product MSFHSRLKDGFSLTFLMLITSSVTACNSGQELKSQVSIDGAAVGFPVSLAVAEEYGKVKPEAKVSVASSGTGGGFSKFCNGDIDIAGASRTIRDEEIKKCKSKNIDFVELPIALDGIAVIANRQNNFAKCLTIKELGRIWGAKSDGKILTWNQVNPKFPKQKLKLYAPASDTGTFDYMTQAVTGKAKNGRTDYTPSHNQNLLVQGVSGDVSSLGYVGISYYIQNQEKLNLVAVESPTGKCEKPVPVDNVIKNIYTPLSRPLFIYVSKKSLDTKPAVKEFVDFYLENSWKWVDSVGYVALPDEAYVKVKQKFATGETGTKFKKAKPGEPITNFI is encoded by the coding sequence ATGAGTTTTCATAGCCGATTGAAAGATGGCTTTTCACTCACCTTTTTAATGCTGATTACCAGCAGTGTCACTGCTTGTAATAGCGGACAGGAATTAAAAAGTCAAGTGAGTATTGACGGTGCGGCTGTAGGTTTCCCTGTTTCTTTAGCGGTTGCAGAAGAATACGGCAAAGTTAAACCGGAAGCGAAAGTTAGCGTTGCTTCAAGTGGAACTGGTGGTGGTTTCAGTAAATTTTGTAATGGTGATATTGATATTGCTGGCGCTTCTCGTACTATTCGAGATGAAGAAATCAAGAAATGTAAAAGTAAGAATATTGATTTCGTCGAGTTGCCTATAGCTTTAGATGGCATTGCTGTGATTGCTAATCGGCAAAATAACTTTGCCAAATGTCTAACAATTAAGGAATTGGGAAGAATTTGGGGTGCTAAATCAGACGGTAAAATCTTAACTTGGAATCAAGTTAATCCCAAATTTCCTAAGCAAAAGCTGAAACTGTATGCTCCAGCTTCTGATACTGGAACCTTTGATTATATGACTCAAGCTGTTACTGGCAAAGCCAAGAATGGCCGTACAGATTACACTCCCAGCCACAATCAAAACCTTCTAGTACAAGGAGTATCTGGGGATGTATCATCATTGGGTTATGTCGGGATATCTTACTACATTCAAAACCAAGAAAAACTCAATCTGGTTGCTGTAGAAAGTCCTACTGGAAAGTGCGAAAAACCAGTGCCAGTAGATAATGTCATCAAAAATATCTACACACCTTTATCTCGTCCCCTGTTTATCTATGTCAGCAAAAAGTCTTTAGATACCAAGCCAGCAGTCAAAGAATTTGTAGACTTTTATCTAGAAAATTCTTGGAAGTGGGTAGATAGTGTTGGTTATGTGGCACTACCTGATGAAGCTTATGTCAAAGTTAAACAAAAATTTGCTACGGGTGAAACTGGGACAAAGTTTAAAAAAGCAAAACCAGGTGAACCAATCACAAACTTTATCTAA
- the pstC gene encoding phosphate ABC transporter permease subunit PstC, translating into MQNTNSQDDPYLLSRQSLDKNPSEDISEKIVAVILFACALVSVLTTFGIVVIIFQETFGFFQEVSFAEFFLDTKWTPLFADRHFGVWPLINGTFLTTAIAMAVAIPLGLSSAIYLSEYAQPKVAAVLRPAVELLAGIPTVVYGYFALLFITPLLRNIIPLEIFNALSAGLMMGVMITPTVGSISLDAIKAVPRSLREGSYALGITKLETIFKVVLPAALSGIIASIILGISRAVGETMTVLIAAGLQPKLTVNFAESIETMTAYMAQISGGDSPRGSLNFKTLYAVGAVLFIITLALNIVSYWVANRFKEKYD; encoded by the coding sequence ATGCAGAATACCAATTCTCAAGACGATCCTTATTTACTATCTAGACAGTCACTGGATAAAAACCCATCTGAAGATATCTCTGAAAAGATTGTTGCAGTAATTTTATTTGCTTGTGCTTTAGTTTCTGTTTTGACTACCTTTGGTATTGTCGTAATTATCTTTCAAGAGACATTTGGTTTTTTCCAAGAAGTTTCCTTTGCCGAGTTCTTTCTTGATACTAAATGGACACCTCTATTTGCCGATAGACATTTTGGCGTTTGGCCTTTGATTAATGGCACTTTTTTAACAACAGCTATTGCGATGGCAGTTGCTATTCCTTTAGGTTTATCTTCGGCCATTTATTTAAGTGAGTATGCTCAACCCAAAGTAGCAGCAGTTTTACGTCCAGCAGTAGAACTTTTAGCAGGAATACCAACAGTAGTCTATGGTTACTTTGCGCTGTTGTTTATCACACCATTGTTGCGGAATATTATCCCTCTGGAAATATTCAATGCTTTGAGTGCAGGGTTAATGATGGGCGTGATGATTACCCCTACTGTTGGTTCTATCAGCTTAGATGCTATTAAAGCAGTTCCTCGTTCTTTGCGAGAAGGATCTTATGCTTTAGGTATCACTAAACTAGAAACCATTTTTAAAGTAGTTCTACCAGCCGCGCTTTCTGGAATCATCGCCTCAATTATATTGGGTATTTCTCGCGCTGTGGGTGAAACAATGACTGTCCTAATCGCTGCCGGACTACAGCCAAAGCTGACTGTTAATTTTGCGGAATCAATAGAAACAATGACAGCTTATATGGCACAAATTTCTGGTGGAGATAGCCCACGTGGTAGTCTCAATTTCAAGACATTATATGCTGTAGGTGCTGTTCTGTTTATAATTACCCTAGCTTTGAATATTGTTAGTTACTGGGTTGCAAATCGCTTTAAAGAAAAATACGATTAA
- the pstA gene encoding phosphate ABC transporter permease PstA, producing the protein MATSYQKDNSLDSTIEFTDNVESRETLGKVFEVLFLLGLLIGLFVLALLLFDIFKDGLGRFLTPGFLTETPSRFPDQGGIRPAIISSVLLGTVVILVTVPIGVGAALYLEEYAPKAWWTAIIEINISNLAGVPSIVYGLLGLGVFNYLLGFGPALISGALTLSLLSLPVIIVTSREAIRAVPDSLRNASYGLGVTKWRTISSHVLPYAIPGILTGVIISVSRAIGDAASLIVVGAVGFLTFDPGLFQRFMALPIQIYSYITRPEPGFADAAAATIIALLLLILVLNGVAIYIRQRFSIR; encoded by the coding sequence ATGGCTACAAGTTACCAAAAAGATAATTCTCTAGATTCTACGATAGAATTTACCGATAATGTTGAGAGTAGGGAGACATTAGGTAAAGTATTTGAAGTACTTTTTTTGTTAGGATTGCTAATTGGTTTATTTGTCCTAGCATTGCTACTTTTTGATATTTTTAAAGACGGATTAGGCAGATTTTTAACACCCGGTTTTCTCACAGAAACTCCTTCTCGTTTTCCTGACCAAGGTGGTATTCGTCCTGCAATTATCAGCAGTGTTCTTTTAGGAACTGTTGTAATTTTGGTTACTGTACCAATTGGTGTAGGAGCAGCTTTATATCTAGAAGAGTATGCACCCAAAGCTTGGTGGACAGCAATTATTGAGATTAATATCAGTAATCTAGCGGGTGTACCTTCTATTGTCTATGGATTGCTGGGTTTAGGAGTTTTCAATTATTTGCTTGGGTTTGGCCCCGCTTTGATTTCTGGTGCATTGACTTTATCTTTGTTGTCTTTACCAGTAATTATTGTCACCTCTAGAGAAGCAATTCGCGCTGTCCCAGATTCCTTGAGAAATGCTTCTTATGGATTAGGTGTTACAAAATGGCGCACTATCAGCAGTCATGTTTTACCTTATGCTATTCCCGGTATTTTGACAGGGGTGATTATCTCTGTATCCCGTGCTATTGGTGATGCAGCCTCTCTAATTGTTGTCGGTGCTGTGGGTTTTCTCACTTTTGACCCCGGTTTGTTTCAGAGATTTATGGCATTACCCATTCAAATTTACAGTTACATCACTCGTCCTGAACCGGGTTTTGCTGATGCAGCAGCAGCAACAATTATTGCGTTGTTACTCTTGATTTTAGTTTTAAATGGTGTGGCAATTTATATTAGACAACGCTTTTCAATACGTTAG
- the pstB gene encoding phosphate ABC transporter ATP-binding protein PstB, producing the protein MTYSNNSRSQSDSATLDYEKSVFNVEGVKVFYGGFLALLDVYLKIPEKQIIAFIGPSGCGKSTLLRCFNRMNDLIPGARVEGRLNYRDRNIYDPKINSVKLRRQVGMVFQRPNPFPKSIYENISFGPRSNGYKGNIDELVEDSLRRAAIWDEVKDKLKEKGTALSGGQQQRLCIARAIAMKPDVLLMDEPCSALDPISSRQVEELCLELKQQYTIIMVTHNMQQASRVADFTAFFNTEIDEYGKRRGKLVEFNPTAQMFSSPQTKEAEDYISGRFG; encoded by the coding sequence ATGACTTATAGCAATAATAGTAGAAGTCAATCAGATAGTGCCACCCTTGACTATGAAAAGAGCGTCTTCAATGTTGAAGGTGTGAAGGTTTTTTATGGGGGATTTCTGGCACTTTTAGATGTCTATCTCAAGATTCCTGAAAAACAAATTATTGCTTTTATTGGGCCTTCAGGATGTGGTAAAAGCACCTTATTGCGTTGCTTCAACCGGATGAATGATTTAATCCCTGGAGCTAGGGTTGAGGGTAGACTGAATTATCGCGATCGCAATATTTACGATCCTAAGATAAATTCTGTCAAATTACGCCGCCAAGTCGGAATGGTTTTTCAAAGACCGAATCCTTTCCCCAAGTCAATATACGAAAATATTTCTTTTGGGCCGCGTTCTAACGGTTACAAAGGTAACATTGATGAATTGGTGGAAGATTCCCTCAGACGCGCTGCTATCTGGGATGAAGTCAAAGATAAACTCAAAGAGAAAGGTACTGCATTATCTGGCGGACAACAGCAACGACTTTGCATAGCCCGTGCGATCGCAATGAAGCCAGATGTATTATTGATGGATGAACCATGTTCTGCTCTCGACCCGATTTCTAGCCGCCAAGTAGAAGAACTCTGCTTAGAACTGAAGCAGCAATACACCATCATCATGGTGACACACAATATGCAGCAAGCTTCCAGAGTGGCAGATTTCACAGCTTTCTTCAATACAGAAATTGACGAGTATGGCAAACGTCGCGGAAAATTAGTTGAGTTTAATCCAACAGCCCAGATGTTCAGTTCTCCTCAAACTAAAGAAGCTGAAGACTATATCAGTGGACGCTTCGGTTAA
- a CDS encoding type II toxin-antitoxin system RelE/ParE family toxin produces the protein MAIKFRKKAIKFLEKANPEDVENIREQINQIFIAVENQGIIPFTELDIKKMKGDWE, from the coding sequence ATGGCAATAAAATTTCGCAAAAAAGCGATTAAATTTTTAGAAAAAGCAAATCCCGAAGATGTCGAAAATATTCGGGAGCAAATAAACCAAATTTTTATTGCTGTCGAAAACCAAGGCATTATCCCGTTTACAGAACTAGATATCAAAAAAATGAAAGGTGATTGGGAGTGA
- a CDS encoding DHH family phosphoesterase, with product MLDRPVSEFSKPTRRLPNQRWQIYPQKPEFAQKLAVLINVSPIISQLLINRGMETPEQAQAFLNPESLVLPSPLEDFPDLAISLELLQNAIASQTKIAICGDYDADGMTSTALLLRSLRTLGAQVDYAIPSRMHEGYGINKRIVEEFHSEGVGLILTVDNGISAFEPVARARELGLAVIITDHHDIPQKLPPANAILNPKLIAESSPYRGVAGVGVAYILAVSLAQQLGETKGLIQPMLALFTLGTIADLAPLTGVNRRWVKRGLQHLPKSNLAGIQALIQVGGVQARGEERAGEQGSRGAGEEIANTSTSLSTSPKSKVQNPKSLKPEDIGFRLGPRINAIGRIGNPQTVIELLTTDDMGVALERAMQCEQINASRQEMCQQIEQEAIAYVEAEFVTSLQQDRVLIVVQPNWHHGVIGIVASRLVERYGVPVFIGTYEDGEHIRGSARSIPEFNVFEALEYCHDLLGKYGGHKAAGGFSLPAENLQMVRSRLIEFANQCLEPQHLKPLLKIDAEVNLDQINQQLYQQLNALHPCGMDNPDPVFWTANVQVVEQKIVGKGHIKLTIAQTIDNQEYRIKAIAWRWGDYFRLPPRVDVAYKLRENYFNGNTTIELELIGVRLPIQIQQFFASSPIQSSTTFEYNQRQYTCGFYKNGIEAELRIKNSEGKVLAMQPGHIIGLLGTNRQNAKEVDISQPQYDSIIQAALQALSVKS from the coding sequence GTGCTAGACCGACCTGTATCTGAATTCTCAAAACCTACCAGGCGCTTACCTAATCAGCGCTGGCAAATTTATCCACAAAAACCAGAATTTGCCCAAAAACTGGCGGTTTTGATTAATGTTTCACCCATTATCAGCCAGTTGTTGATTAATCGGGGTATGGAAACGCCAGAACAAGCACAAGCATTTTTAAATCCAGAGTCTTTAGTCTTACCTTCGCCGTTAGAAGATTTCCCAGATTTGGCGATTAGTTTGGAGTTGTTGCAAAATGCGATCGCTTCTCAAACAAAAATTGCTATTTGTGGTGACTACGATGCTGATGGGATGACCAGCACGGCTCTACTTTTGCGTAGTCTCCGCACTTTAGGCGCACAGGTAGATTATGCTATTCCCAGCCGGATGCACGAAGGCTACGGTATTAATAAACGCATAGTTGAAGAATTTCACAGTGAAGGTGTAGGATTAATTCTGACTGTAGATAATGGCATCTCTGCGTTTGAACCAGTCGCTAGAGCTAGAGAACTTGGTCTTGCAGTGATTATCACCGATCACCACGATATCCCCCAAAAATTACCGCCAGCTAATGCTATCCTCAACCCTAAACTAATAGCCGAATCGTCACCCTATAGGGGTGTTGCTGGTGTTGGTGTTGCCTATATTTTGGCAGTGTCTTTAGCACAACAGCTAGGCGAGACGAAGGGATTAATCCAGCCGATGCTAGCACTGTTTACACTAGGAACGATCGCAGATTTAGCTCCCTTAACTGGCGTAAATCGCCGTTGGGTGAAACGTGGTTTACAGCATTTACCCAAATCCAACTTAGCTGGGATACAGGCGTTAATTCAGGTAGGCGGTGTGCAAGCGAGGGGAGAGGAGAGAGCAGGGGAGCAGGGGAGCAGGGGAGCAGGGGAGGAAATTGCCAATACTTCGACTTCGCTCAGTACAAGTCCAAAATCCAAAGTCCAAAATCCAAAATCGCTCAAGCCTGAAGATATCGGGTTTCGCCTGGGGCCACGAATTAATGCTATCGGTCGGATTGGTAATCCCCAGACTGTGATTGAATTGCTGACTACAGATGATATGGGGGTGGCGCTGGAAAGAGCAATGCAGTGCGAACAAATCAACGCTTCTCGCCAGGAAATGTGTCAGCAAATTGAACAAGAAGCGATCGCTTATGTAGAAGCAGAATTTGTTACATCTCTACAACAAGATCGTGTATTAATTGTTGTTCAACCTAATTGGCATCACGGCGTTATTGGGATTGTCGCCTCCCGCTTGGTAGAACGCTACGGTGTTCCTGTATTCATCGGTACTTATGAGGATGGGGAACATATACGCGGTTCTGCACGCTCAATTCCAGAGTTTAATGTGTTTGAAGCTTTGGAATATTGCCACGATTTACTAGGGAAATATGGCGGACACAAAGCCGCCGGGGGATTCTCTCTACCAGCAGAGAATTTACAGATGGTGCGATCGCGTTTGATTGAGTTTGCTAACCAGTGTCTTGAACCCCAGCATCTCAAGCCTCTGCTCAAAATTGATGCCGAAGTCAACCTCGATCAGATCAATCAGCAGCTTTACCAACAGCTTAATGCTCTACATCCTTGCGGTATGGACAACCCCGATCCAGTTTTTTGGACAGCTAATGTTCAAGTGGTTGAGCAAAAAATCGTTGGTAAGGGTCACATCAAACTGACAATTGCCCAAACTATTGATAATCAGGAGTACAGAATTAAAGCGATCGCTTGGCGTTGGGGCGACTACTTCCGCTTACCGCCGCGAGTGGATGTAGCTTACAAACTGCGAGAAAATTATTTTAACGGCAACACCACCATCGAGCTAGAGTTAATCGGTGTTAGACTGCCAATTCAGATTCAACAATTTTTTGCTTCTTCACCTATCCAGTCAAGCACCACCTTTGAGTACAACCAGCGACAATATACTTGTGGTTTTTATAAAAACGGTATTGAAGCAGAATTAAGAATTAAAAATTCTGAAGGCAAAGTCTTAGCCATGCAGCCAGGACATATAATCGGTTTACTTGGTACTAATCGTCAAAACGCTAAAGAAGTTGATATTTCTCAGCCACAGTATGACAGTATTATTCAAGCTGCACTTCAAGCGTTGTCAGTTAAGAGTTAG
- a CDS encoding photosystem II reaction center protein Ycf12, with protein sequence MFDAVSDLFNAFTSINWEVIFQLLSVALIVIAGPVVIFLLAFRNGNL encoded by the coding sequence ATGTTTGACGCTGTATCTGACTTGTTTAACGCTTTTACCAGTATCAATTGGGAAGTTATTTTCCAATTGCTGTCCGTGGCGCTAATTGTGATTGCTGGCCCAGTAGTAATCTTTTTGTTGGCATTTCGCAACGGCAACCTATAA
- a CDS encoding YkgJ family cysteine cluster protein, translating into MATWQCVKQCGACCNLDPADRPDLDEYLSPPELELYLSMVGEGGWCVNFDHTTRECRIYSDRPRFCRVESEVFQDMYGVEPEEVNDFAIDCCRQQIEGVYGDRSLEILRFDKAIGL; encoded by the coding sequence ATGGCAACTTGGCAATGTGTAAAACAATGTGGAGCCTGCTGTAATCTTGATCCAGCAGATCGTCCAGATTTGGATGAGTATCTCTCTCCACCAGAACTAGAACTCTACCTCAGCATGGTAGGCGAAGGCGGATGGTGCGTTAATTTCGACCATACCACGCGCGAATGTCGCATCTACTCAGATCGTCCTCGTTTCTGCCGCGTGGAATCAGAAGTTTTTCAAGATATGTATGGGGTTGAACCTGAAGAAGTCAACGATTTTGCTATAGACTGCTGTCGCCAGCAAATAGAAGGAGTATATGGCGATCGCAGCTTAGAAATACTACGCTTCGATAAAGCTATTGGGCTGTAA
- a CDS encoding TMEM165/GDT1 family protein yields the protein MKLDSAPLEISGIAQTEIELELKDSTDFNLTPAIAQQVQPVVADSPPKQQSVLVVFGTTFVTIFLAEIGDKTQLSTLLMSAESHSPWVVFLGSAAALITTSLLGVLLGSWMANRLSPKTVEKSAGVMLLVISLMLFWDVFIGH from the coding sequence GTGAAACTTGACTCTGCACCTTTGGAGATTTCTGGCATAGCTCAGACTGAAATCGAGCTAGAACTGAAAGATAGCACTGATTTTAACTTAACTCCTGCGATCGCCCAGCAAGTTCAGCCTGTAGTTGCCGATAGTCCTCCAAAGCAGCAATCAGTGTTAGTAGTTTTTGGCACAACTTTTGTAACCATTTTTCTAGCAGAAATTGGAGATAAGACTCAGCTATCCACCCTATTAATGAGTGCAGAATCTCATTCGCCTTGGGTGGTATTTCTCGGATCGGCAGCGGCGCTGATAACCACGAGCTTATTAGGTGTACTTTTAGGTAGTTGGATGGCTAACCGACTCAGCCCAAAAACTGTAGAAAAATCAGCAGGTGTGATGTTGTTGGTAATTTCCCTAATGCTGTTTTGGGATGTATTTATTGGTCATTAG
- a CDS encoding TMEM165/GDT1 family protein, with product MDWHLLGLSFITVFLSELGDKSQLAAIALSGRSNSPRAVFFGAAGALLLTSLLGALAGGAVAELLPTRLLKAIAAIGFAILAARLLLFNNEPSADSEETP from the coding sequence ATGGATTGGCATCTTTTAGGACTGAGCTTTATTACAGTTTTTTTATCAGAATTGGGTGACAAAAGTCAGCTAGCTGCGATCGCACTTTCAGGGCGTTCTAACTCTCCACGCGCGGTATTTTTTGGTGCAGCAGGCGCATTGCTGTTGACTAGCTTGTTGGGAGCATTAGCAGGGGGAGCAGTAGCCGAATTATTACCTACACGTTTGTTAAAAGCGATCGCTGCGATCGGATTTGCCATCCTTGCTGCACGCCTGCTGTTATTTAACAACGAACCATCGGCGGATTCTGAAGAAACACCTTAG